Proteins encoded within one genomic window of Deinococcus grandis:
- a CDS encoding sensor histidine kinase — translation MGEGLYVTGADGTFEYVNPALARMVGQPAGTLVGRAESDVLGEQPAQGGARVTAEVSLRRPDGASTPTLLTRVARGAGGVTAVLTDLSAPKEAEARLRELYEVTARGAPDTRHELLEVASRTFRAPGAFVRGGVIVARAGPLSEGRALELAAQPHDRTPDTLRVAVRTPGGTGTLVFCRAATGQPFTAADEDFLRLIGQWLEQDAAREETARQLRRSEELNKAVIRSSLDAIITCDERGVITEFNPAAEQIFGRSRAEALGESLDAMIIPERMRAAHGLSLQRLSEGGPGRILGQRLELPAVRRDGQEFPVELSVVRLPTDMPEYAGFVRDITERRAAEARLHHRTTQLDSVFNVSPDGFVTFGGQGQVVEVNPAFLALTGTRREELLGLSEAQFERALQSRCEVARPASRPPPGVDVLQVVRPARRVLKRTRRPMDAGDGVVLGHVMYFRDITHEAEISNMKSEFMSTAAHELRTPMTSIYGFTELLLTRELDPETTRDLLETIYRQAGQLILLLTELLDLARIEARAGQDFRIAHEAVRPLIENTVRAFTPPHERSRVWVQVAPNLPLLPVDATKFNQALGNVLSNAFKYSPQGGEVLVHAWMDPLHPLLHVSVTDQGIGMTAEQRHRAFERFYRADSSGSIPGTGLGLSLVQEIMHCHGGRATLSSEPGQGSVVTLTFPVNPAPLESHAQENTDRG, via the coding sequence ATGGGCGAGGGCCTGTACGTGACCGGCGCGGACGGCACCTTCGAGTACGTGAACCCGGCGCTGGCGCGCATGGTGGGACAGCCGGCCGGGACGCTGGTGGGCCGCGCGGAGTCGGACGTGCTGGGCGAGCAGCCGGCGCAGGGCGGCGCGCGGGTGACGGCGGAGGTGTCGCTGCGCCGCCCGGACGGGGCGAGCACGCCCACCCTGCTGACGCGCGTGGCGCGGGGCGCGGGGGGCGTCACGGCGGTCCTGACGGACCTGAGCGCCCCGAAGGAGGCCGAGGCGCGCCTGCGGGAACTGTACGAGGTGACCGCGCGCGGCGCGCCGGACACGCGGCATGAACTGCTGGAGGTCGCCAGCCGCACCTTCCGCGCGCCGGGCGCGTTCGTGCGGGGCGGGGTGATCGTGGCGCGCGCCGGTCCACTGTCGGAAGGTCGGGCGCTGGAACTCGCGGCGCAGCCGCACGACCGCACGCCGGACACGCTGCGCGTCGCGGTGCGCACCCCGGGCGGGACCGGCACGCTGGTGTTCTGCCGCGCGGCGACCGGTCAGCCGTTCACGGCCGCCGACGAGGATTTCCTGCGGCTGATCGGGCAGTGGCTGGAGCAGGACGCCGCGCGGGAGGAGACGGCGCGGCAGCTGCGGCGCAGCGAGGAACTGAACAAGGCCGTGATCCGCTCCTCACTGGACGCGATCATCACCTGCGACGAGCGCGGCGTGATCACCGAGTTCAACCCGGCGGCCGAGCAGATCTTCGGCCGGTCGCGCGCCGAGGCGCTCGGGGAGTCCCTGGACGCGATGATCATTCCCGAGCGGATGCGCGCCGCGCACGGCCTGAGTCTGCAGCGCCTGTCGGAGGGCGGGCCCGGGCGCATCCTGGGGCAGCGGCTGGAACTGCCTGCCGTGCGCCGGGACGGGCAGGAATTCCCGGTGGAACTGTCGGTGGTGCGCCTGCCGACCGACATGCCCGAGTACGCCGGGTTCGTCCGCGACATCACCGAGCGGCGCGCGGCGGAGGCGCGGCTGCACCACCGGACCACGCAGCTGGACTCGGTGTTCAACGTCAGTCCGGACGGGTTCGTGACCTTCGGCGGCCAGGGTCAGGTGGTGGAGGTCAACCCGGCGTTCCTGGCCCTGACCGGCACCCGCCGTGAGGAACTGCTCGGGCTGAGTGAAGCGCAGTTCGAGCGGGCGCTGCAATCCCGGTGCGAGGTCGCGCGTCCCGCGAGCCGCCCGCCGCCCGGCGTGGACGTGCTGCAGGTGGTGCGTCCGGCGCGGCGGGTCCTGAAGCGCACGCGCCGCCCCATGGACGCCGGGGACGGCGTGGTGCTCGGGCACGTGATGTACTTCCGGGACATCACGCACGAGGCCGAGATCAGCAACATGAAGAGTGAATTCATGTCCACCGCCGCGCATGAACTGCGCACGCCCATGACGTCCATCTACGGCTTCACGGAACTCCTCCTGACGCGTGAACTGGACCCCGAGACCACCCGGGACCTGCTGGAGACCATCTACCGGCAGGCGGGGCAGTTGATCCTGTTGCTGACCGAACTGCTGGATCTCGCGCGGATCGAGGCGCGCGCCGGGCAGGACTTCCGCATCGCGCACGAGGCGGTCCGGCCGCTGATCGAGAACACCGTGCGGGCCTTCACGCCGCCGCACGAGCGTTCGCGCGTGTGGGTGCAGGTCGCGCCGAACCTGCCGCTGCTGCCGGTGGACGCCACGAAGTTCAATCAGGCGCTCGGGAACGTGCTGTCCAACGCGTTCAAGTACTCCCCGCAGGGCGGCGAGGTGCTCGTGCACGCCTGGATGGACCCGCTGCACCCGCTGCTGCACGTCTCGGTCACGGACCAGGGGATCGGCATGACGGCCGAGCAGCGGCACCGGGCGTTCGAGCGGTTCTACCGCGCCGACAGTTCCGGCAGCATTCCCGGGACGGGCCTGGGCCTGAGTCTCGTGCAGGAGATCATGCACTGCCACGGCGGACGTGCCACGCTGAGCAGCGAGCCGGGGCAGGGCAGTGTCGTCACGCTGACCTTCCCGGTCAATCCCGCCCCTCTGGAGAGCCATGCCCAAGAAAATACTGATCGTGGATGA
- a CDS encoding response regulator transcription factor, whose translation MPKKILIVDDHADLRKLIRLTLLGPDYQLQEAASGDEALTRTREWRPDLLILDVMMPGSLNGFQVCETLKADPDLRGTAVMLVTARAQKSDLQEGVAVGADAYLVKPFSPMELLERVGTLLDRRG comes from the coding sequence ATGCCCAAGAAAATACTGATCGTGGATGACCACGCCGACCTGCGCAAACTGATCCGCCTGACGCTGCTGGGCCCCGATTACCAGTTGCAGGAGGCCGCGAGTGGTGACGAGGCGCTCACGCGCACGCGCGAGTGGCGGCCGGACCTGCTGATCCTGGACGTCATGATGCCCGGCAGTCTGAACGGGTTTCAGGTGTGCGAGACGCTGAAGGCCGACCCTGACCTGCGCGGCACGGCCGTGATGCTCGTCACGGCCCGCGCGCAGAAGAGTGACCTGCAGGAGGGCGTCGCGGTGGGCGCCGACGCGTACCTGGTCAAACCGTTCAGTCCGATGGAACTGCTCGAGCGGGTGGGGACGCTGCTGGACCGCCGGGGCTGA
- a CDS encoding MBL fold metallo-hydrolase: MFFERFYDTDLAQASYLIGCQKTGESLVLDPVRDVQTYLGRAAREGLRVTHVTETHIHADYLSGSRELAAHTGAQLLLSDEGNADWKYAFAATPLHHGDTFMVGNLRVEVRHTPGHTPESVSFLVTDTPRGDTPVMYFTGDFVFVGDIGRPDLLDEAAGGVDTRFVGARQLFASLRDQFLTLPDGVQVWPGHGAGSACGKALGAVPTTTVGYERALAWWAPYVAAGDEAGFTAELLSGQPDAPLYYGRMKMQNRAGPALLGDVTPLAPLSAADLKARMAAGTVLIDTRPRTAHQADAVPGSVNIPDGNTFETWSGWLLRPEDAAYVLLARDAAHAETLRRRLWMVGLDQVTGFVTSTAGLETTPAQPFPAAELAQHDGALILDVRNKTEHQAGAIPGAQQLHAGRLAWQLDALPRDQEIVVHCQGGARSAAAASFLRARGFQVSELAGGYDAYTRERDAQPV; the protein is encoded by the coding sequence ATGTTCTTCGAACGCTTCTACGACACGGACCTCGCCCAGGCGTCCTACCTGATCGGCTGCCAGAAGACCGGCGAGAGCCTCGTCCTCGACCCCGTCCGCGACGTCCAGACCTACCTGGGCCGCGCCGCCCGCGAGGGCCTGCGCGTCACGCACGTCACCGAGACGCACATCCACGCCGACTACCTCTCCGGCAGCCGCGAACTCGCCGCCCACACCGGCGCCCAACTCCTCCTCTCCGATGAAGGGAACGCCGACTGGAAATACGCCTTCGCCGCCACGCCGCTCCACCACGGCGACACCTTCATGGTCGGTAACCTCCGCGTCGAAGTGCGCCACACGCCCGGTCACACTCCCGAGAGCGTCTCGTTCCTCGTGACCGATACCCCCCGGGGCGACACGCCCGTCATGTACTTCACGGGTGACTTCGTGTTCGTCGGCGACATCGGCCGCCCCGACCTGCTCGACGAGGCCGCCGGAGGCGTGGACACCCGTTTTGTCGGTGCCCGGCAGCTGTTCGCCAGCCTGCGCGACCAGTTCCTGACCCTGCCCGACGGCGTGCAGGTCTGGCCCGGCCACGGCGCGGGCAGCGCCTGCGGGAAGGCCCTGGGCGCCGTCCCGACGACCACCGTCGGCTACGAACGCGCCCTGGCGTGGTGGGCGCCCTACGTGGCCGCCGGGGACGAGGCGGGCTTCACGGCCGAGCTGCTCAGCGGCCAGCCGGACGCGCCGCTGTACTACGGACGCATGAAGATGCAGAACAGAGCCGGTCCGGCCCTGCTCGGGGACGTCACGCCGCTCGCGCCGCTCAGCGCCGCCGACCTGAAGGCCCGGATGGCCGCCGGTACGGTCCTGATCGACACCCGCCCCCGGACCGCCCATCAGGCGGACGCGGTGCCCGGCAGCGTGAACATTCCCGACGGAAACACCTTCGAGACGTGGTCCGGCTGGCTGCTGCGCCCCGAGGACGCCGCGTACGTCCTGCTGGCCCGCGACGCCGCGCACGCCGAGACACTGCGCCGCCGCCTGTGGATGGTGGGCCTGGATCAGGTGACCGGATTCGTGACGTCCACGGCGGGACTGGAGACCACGCCCGCCCAGCCGTTCCCGGCGGCGGAACTCGCTCAGCATGATGGGGCACTGATCCTCGACGTGCGGAACAAGACCGAACACCAGGCGGGGGCGATTCCGGGGGCGCAGCAACTGCATGCCGGTCGCCTCGCGTGGCAGCTGGACGCGCTGCCGCGGGATCAGGAGATCGTCGTGCACTGCCAGGGGGGCGCGCGGAGCGCGGCGGCGGCGAGCTTCCTGCGCGCCCGGGGCTTCCAGGTGAGCGAACTCGCCGGCGGGTACGACGCCTACACCCGCGAACGCGACGCGCAGCCGGTCTGA
- a CDS encoding rhodanese-like domain-containing protein has product MFRFLKTLLGSPVPALTPREAQDLTRQGALILDVREPVERARGFIPGSRHVSLGDLGRADLPQGQVLICQCASGHRSALAARQLQARGFDVRNLQGGLQAWQAAGLPTRRGKQT; this is encoded by the coding sequence GTGTTCCGCTTCCTGAAGACACTGCTGGGCTCGCCGGTCCCGGCGCTGACTCCCCGCGAAGCGCAGGACCTCACCCGGCAGGGCGCCCTGATCCTCGACGTCCGCGAACCCGTCGAACGCGCCCGGGGCTTCATTCCCGGCAGTCGACACGTTTCTCTGGGTGACCTGGGCCGCGCCGACCTTCCGCAGGGGCAGGTGCTGATCTGCCAGTGCGCCAGCGGGCACCGCAGCGCCCTGGCCGCCCGGCAGCTCCAGGCGCGCGGCTTCGACGTCCGCAATCTCCAGGGGGGCCTCCAGGCCTGGCAGGCCGCCGGGCTCCCCACCCGCAGAGGCAAACAGACATGA
- a CDS encoding rhodanese-like domain-containing protein, which yields MTYTDLFPNELDIHRRAGAALIDVREPDEYAQGHVPGAINLPLSELQGRETEVPDGAVLICASGNRSSQAAAYLAGLGHQKLKNLMGGTFGWMREGRDLATGDRP from the coding sequence ATGACCTACACGGACCTCTTCCCGAACGAACTCGACATCCACCGCCGCGCGGGCGCCGCCCTGATCGACGTGCGCGAACCCGACGAGTACGCCCAGGGGCACGTCCCCGGCGCGATCAACCTCCCCCTGTCCGAACTCCAGGGCCGCGAGACCGAGGTGCCCGACGGTGCCGTCCTGATCTGCGCCAGCGGCAACCGGTCCTCACAGGCCGCCGCGTACCTCGCCGGACTGGGCCACCAGAAGCTCAAGAACCTGATGGGCGGCACCTTCGGCTGGATGCGCGAGGGCCGCGACCTGGCGACCGGCGACCGGCCATGA
- a CDS encoding sulfite exporter TauE/SafE family protein: protein MILAWIGAALIGLSLGLLGSGGSILTVPVLVYLVGEDSKLAIAESLAIVGGISLFGAIPYALKRQIDWRSVLYFGVPGVTGTYLGAALSVYLSGVVQLTLFAAVMLLASIMMFRPAAAGSGPAHARSPLKIAAEGLGVGVLTGLVGVGGGFLIIPALVLLGGLPMSLAVGTSLLIIAAKSFAGFSKYLHVLQEQNLAVHWHLILIFTVIGIAGSFLGARVGKNVSNDALKRGFASFLVVMGLYVLATNVPKVLNPPPTVESRAH from the coding sequence ATGATCCTCGCGTGGATCGGCGCGGCCCTGATCGGCTTGAGCCTCGGCCTGCTCGGCTCCGGTGGCAGCATCCTGACCGTCCCGGTGCTGGTGTACCTCGTCGGTGAGGACAGCAAGCTCGCCATTGCCGAGAGCCTCGCCATCGTGGGCGGCATCAGCCTGTTCGGGGCCATTCCCTACGCCCTGAAACGCCAGATCGACTGGCGCAGCGTTCTGTACTTCGGGGTGCCCGGCGTGACCGGCACGTACCTGGGCGCCGCGCTCAGCGTGTACCTCAGCGGCGTCGTGCAACTGACGCTCTTCGCGGCCGTGATGCTCCTCGCGTCCATCATGATGTTCCGCCCGGCCGCAGCGGGCTCCGGTCCGGCGCACGCCCGCTCGCCGCTGAAGATCGCCGCCGAGGGCCTCGGCGTGGGCGTCCTCACCGGCCTGGTCGGGGTGGGCGGCGGCTTCCTGATCATCCCGGCGCTGGTGCTGCTCGGCGGGCTGCCCATGAGTCTCGCGGTGGGCACCAGCCTGCTGATCATCGCCGCCAAGAGCTTCGCCGGGTTCTCCAAGTACCTGCATGTCCTGCAGGAGCAGAACCTCGCGGTGCACTGGCACCTGATCCTGATCTTCACCGTGATCGGCATCGCCGGGAGCTTCCTGGGCGCCCGCGTCGGCAAGAACGTGTCCAACGACGCGCTCAAGCGGGGCTTCGCGTCCTTCCTGGTCGTGATGGGCCTGTACGTCCTCGCCACAAACGTCCCCAAGGTGCTCAACCCACCCCCGACCGTGGAGAGCCGCGCCCACTGA
- a CDS encoding YeeE/YedE family protein, whose product MTDLLDLLRSPWPWWLSGPLIGLTVPLLLWIGNRGFGVSANLRHACAVLLPDAAKPSFFRYDWRAERWNLTFAAGLILGGTLAGLLLASPEPTRLSAAGVASVNALGVQVRPGLVPAELGDLSNPGVWLLLGVSGLLVGFGTRYGGGCTSGHAITGLSTLQAPSLIATVSFFAGGILSANLLLPAFMAVIA is encoded by the coding sequence ATGACTGACCTGCTCGACCTTCTGCGTTCCCCCTGGCCCTGGTGGCTGTCCGGACCCCTGATTGGCCTGACCGTCCCCCTTCTGCTGTGGATCGGCAACAGGGGCTTCGGCGTCTCCGCCAACCTGCGCCACGCCTGCGCCGTCCTGCTCCCCGACGCCGCCAAACCCAGCTTCTTCCGCTACGACTGGCGCGCCGAGCGGTGGAACCTGACCTTCGCCGCTGGACTGATCCTGGGCGGCACGCTGGCCGGACTGCTGCTCGCCAGTCCAGAACCCACCCGCCTGAGCGCAGCGGGCGTCGCGTCCGTGAACGCGCTGGGCGTGCAGGTCCGGCCCGGGCTGGTCCCGGCCGAACTGGGCGACCTCTCGAACCCTGGCGTGTGGCTGCTGCTGGGCGTGTCCGGCCTGCTGGTCGGGTTCGGCACGCGCTACGGCGGCGGCTGCACCAGCGGGCACGCCATCACCGGCCTGAGCACCCTGCAGGCGCCCAGCCTGATCGCCACCGTCTCCTTCTTCGCCGGGGGGATCCTCAGCGCGAACCTGCTGCTCCCCGCGTTTATGGCGGTGATCGCGTGA
- a CDS encoding YeeE/YedE family protein produces MSAPARIPGVHEQPAVRAAAGLLVYLMIGVYFGVVLIRSEAASWYRIQEMFRFQSFHMYGLIGSAVLTGMLTTWLLRRSGARSLDGQTITVTPKERGWARYVLGGATFGIGWGLAGVCPGPIFTLLGAGVWPMLVVLAFALLGTWLYGALRRHLPH; encoded by the coding sequence GTGAGCGCCCCCGCCCGCATTCCCGGCGTGCATGAGCAGCCCGCCGTCCGGGCCGCCGCCGGGCTGCTCGTGTACCTGATGATCGGCGTGTACTTCGGGGTGGTGCTGATCCGGTCCGAGGCGGCCAGCTGGTACCGCATTCAGGAGATGTTTCGCTTCCAGTCGTTCCACATGTATGGCCTGATCGGCTCGGCAGTGCTGACCGGGATGCTCACGACGTGGCTGCTGCGGCGCAGTGGCGCCCGCAGCCTGGACGGTCAGACGATCACGGTGACGCCGAAGGAACGCGGCTGGGCGCGCTACGTGCTGGGCGGCGCGACGTTCGGGATCGGGTGGGGCCTGGCGGGCGTGTGCCCCGGGCCGATCTTCACGCTGCTCGGCGCGGGCGTGTGGCCGATGCTGGTCGTGCTGGCCTTCGCCCTGCTGGGCACGTGGCTGTACGGCGCGCTGCGCAGACACCTGCCTCACTGA